The Brevibacillus brevis genome contains a region encoding:
- a CDS encoding RtcB family protein — translation MKTILHGNNHREVKLEHGDVHVFANDEVFASFGERVYQMADNNLRIPRNVYFSYTPDAHVGVGTCIGTTAVWNLADGFVSPSIVGSDIGCGMRVHLTPLHRDDLKDKSLKRALIEAIEAYVPTNERGNTHFTDIRLEEVVKHGLKGLPGNYIPDTEVEADTLRRSFSHVEKYTFEFDHSFLEQIPQKSWSRAWGQLGTLGGGNHFIEIQYIEIAEENREIAKAWGLFDGQVVIMIHSGSRAWGAMLGRDYTKSFKEAMYKWGIHNPEPSLVYAPIQSEEGQQYLNLMYSALNFAVTNRHMIGFSVEQAFRDIFGSEMRTPVLYDLMHNYALKEFHRNTPMLVHRKGATKALPAGHFQNPKAYRETGHPALIPGSMGTSSYIMVGSEAGAKNFYSICHGAGRIRSRKATKELVTIDQFEQAMRVGQEDEIMVNHRSLASILDECPQAYKDVDQIIDSVVGANLASVVAKCNPLIAIKGV, via the coding sequence ATGAAAACAATTTTGCATGGAAACAACCATCGTGAAGTGAAGCTGGAGCATGGAGATGTGCACGTTTTTGCGAATGACGAAGTCTTTGCGAGCTTCGGTGAACGCGTATATCAAATGGCAGACAATAATTTGCGTATTCCGCGAAATGTTTATTTTTCGTATACCCCCGATGCTCATGTAGGCGTTGGGACCTGCATTGGGACGACAGCGGTTTGGAATCTTGCCGATGGATTTGTCTCGCCTTCCATCGTCGGATCAGACATTGGATGTGGAATGCGTGTGCATCTGACTCCGTTGCATCGAGACGACCTCAAAGACAAGAGCCTAAAACGTGCACTGATCGAAGCGATCGAAGCGTACGTCCCGACAAACGAACGGGGAAATACGCATTTTACAGATATTCGCTTGGAGGAAGTAGTGAAGCATGGCTTAAAGGGGTTGCCTGGCAACTACATTCCGGACACAGAAGTAGAGGCTGACACCTTACGTCGTTCTTTCTCGCATGTGGAAAAGTACACATTTGAATTCGACCATTCCTTCCTGGAGCAAATACCGCAAAAATCTTGGAGTCGCGCGTGGGGCCAGTTGGGAACATTGGGGGGCGGTAACCACTTTATTGAAATCCAGTATATCGAGATCGCGGAGGAGAACAGGGAGATTGCGAAAGCGTGGGGACTGTTCGACGGCCAGGTCGTCATCATGATTCATTCCGGTTCGCGGGCGTGGGGAGCTATGCTAGGGCGGGATTATACCAAAAGCTTCAAGGAAGCCATGTACAAATGGGGGATTCATAATCCTGAGCCGAGCCTGGTATATGCTCCGATCCAAAGCGAGGAAGGGCAACAGTATTTGAATTTGATGTACTCCGCGCTGAACTTTGCGGTAACGAATCGGCATATGATCGGATTTTCAGTAGAGCAGGCGTTTCGGGATATTTTCGGTAGCGAGATGCGTACACCAGTCTTATATGATCTGATGCATAATTACGCCTTGAAAGAATTCCACCGCAACACACCGATGCTCGTCCACCGCAAAGGAGCGACGAAGGCGTTGCCAGCAGGCCATTTCCAAAATCCGAAGGCTTACCGTGAAACAGGACATCCAGCTTTGATCCCAGGTTCTATGGGAACATCGTCCTATATCATGGTCGGATCGGAGGCCGGAGCCAAAAACTTTTATTCGATCTGTCATGGTGCAGGGCGTATTCGTTCCCGCAAAGCAACCAAGGAGCTTGTGACCATCGATCAATTCGAGCAGGCAATGCGCGTGGGACAGGAAGATGAGATCATGGTGAATCACCGTTCGCTCGCTTCCATTCTTGATGAATGCCCGCAAGCCTATAAAGATGTAGATCAAATCATCGATTCGGTTGTAGGAGCAAATCTTGCATCTGTCGTAGCAAAATGTAACCCTCTTATTGCCATAAAAGGAGTATAA
- a CDS encoding helix-turn-helix transcriptional regulator → MARESFDKELQLLRLLFLTAGAYNRQQLAERLGISVHTLDKTIKKLKDIQSTFYQHLGDEEKKEYYAQLRYNYFEVTDNFLMFLYHAKSLKDSEVERLSHILEKLRQQPLSIKDLLDTFVDTEPDEKTIRQDMKYLEEIGVIKNVSEVRPYVYQFDSELLDSLTDDELLDLFDFIDFMANTQLPAVPGYLLQEKVKRYLKYRLKLTDASAFLYKYHFVSRILDEYQALLLTEAIRQRKIVEFHYYTPKRRKFYDSQNTNPAFQRDTSGRHEKVIPLRVIFDHQYGRWYLLAQGCGNGPLRKYRVEGMTKLVTGKSVTPEIFSSLQASADERIAHSWLIDTGKLVTVRLRFFQPRDTPHSFIQERVEAQGQWGIVTEESRESFVYEIKVNSTMEITPWIRSFGSSVEVLEPLFLRKQFQKEWEELLAYYESV, encoded by the coding sequence ATGGCACGCGAAAGCTTTGACAAAGAGCTGCAATTGCTCCGTCTCCTGTTTTTGACCGCTGGTGCCTACAATCGGCAGCAGTTGGCCGAGCGGCTCGGGATCTCCGTTCATACGCTAGATAAAACGATAAAAAAGCTGAAGGACATTCAATCGACCTTTTATCAGCATCTCGGCGATGAGGAGAAAAAAGAGTATTACGCGCAGCTTCGTTACAACTATTTTGAGGTGACGGACAATTTCCTGATGTTTTTGTACCATGCAAAATCATTGAAGGATTCGGAAGTAGAGCGGCTGTCGCACATTTTGGAAAAGCTCAGACAACAGCCTCTCTCCATTAAAGACTTGCTGGATACGTTTGTGGATACAGAGCCCGATGAAAAAACGATTCGCCAGGACATGAAATACCTCGAAGAAATTGGCGTGATAAAAAATGTTAGTGAGGTCAGACCATACGTCTATCAATTCGACAGTGAGCTGCTGGACTCGCTGACGGACGACGAGCTATTGGATCTGTTTGATTTCATCGACTTCATGGCCAATACACAACTGCCGGCTGTCCCTGGATATCTTCTGCAAGAAAAAGTGAAGCGCTATCTCAAATATCGCTTGAAGCTAACCGATGCATCTGCGTTTTTATACAAATACCATTTCGTCTCACGTATTCTTGATGAATATCAAGCTTTGCTTCTCACCGAAGCCATTCGTCAGCGAAAAATCGTTGAATTTCACTACTACACGCCCAAACGCCGAAAGTTTTACGATTCCCAAAACACGAATCCGGCATTCCAACGGGATACATCGGGTCGACATGAAAAAGTGATTCCACTCCGGGTTATTTTTGATCATCAATACGGCAGATGGTACTTGCTGGCACAAGGATGCGGCAATGGTCCGCTGCGAAAATACCGCGTGGAGGGTATGACCAAGCTCGTAACAGGCAAATCCGTTACGCCGGAAATCTTCTCTTCTTTGCAAGCAAGCGCGGATGAGCGTATTGCCCATAGTTGGCTGATTGATACCGGAAAACTCGTAACCGTACGCCTTCGCTTTTTTCAGCCTCGCGACACGCCTCATTCCTTTATCCAAGAGAGAGTGGAGGCACAAGGGCAATGGGGGATTGTGACAGAAGAATCACGGGAGAGCTTTGTGTACGAGATAAAAGTAAACAGCACGATGGAAATTACACCGTGGATTCGCAGCTTCGGTTCAAGCGTCGAAGTTCTTGAACCGCTGTTTCTTCGCAAGCAATTCCAAAAAGAATGGGAGGAGCTGCTCGCCTACTATGAATCTGTTTGA
- a CDS encoding WYL domain-containing protein gives MNLFDKIHNYQLLTRLDEAGVYPVTSHEKAWLALMLANPSAGEIFEPATLDKLRRLTHLPESESSEQERFVEKAQTQVKQLWSPLVRTLRRIILGKNHIKITAATNKGTVFRNQRGVPYKLEYSLAKKAWYLIWLNMSSNRLITTPLHLIRTVEELYIEDVWYDSFLPTISEQIQQRKQVAKIVIIRRYNAELQRILYAFSCFDKEVSFDPESQVYTITLHFLSDEQEFILSRIRFLGLRVKVVENDQLKQRMAESATNALARYTETPL, from the coding sequence ATGAATCTGTTTGACAAGATACATAATTACCAGCTATTGACACGACTGGATGAAGCGGGTGTTTATCCGGTCACATCGCATGAAAAAGCGTGGCTCGCCTTGATGCTGGCGAATCCGTCTGCGGGAGAAATTTTCGAGCCCGCTACACTCGACAAGCTTCGCCGTTTGACACACCTGCCAGAAAGTGAATCGAGTGAACAGGAACGATTCGTGGAAAAAGCGCAAACACAGGTTAAACAGCTCTGGAGCCCACTCGTGCGTACCCTGCGGCGAATCATTCTCGGCAAGAATCACATAAAAATAACCGCAGCCACGAACAAAGGCACGGTTTTTCGCAATCAACGAGGGGTTCCCTACAAGCTGGAATATTCACTTGCGAAGAAGGCCTGGTACCTAATCTGGCTGAACATGTCTTCCAATCGCCTGATCACGACTCCGCTGCATCTCATTCGCACTGTCGAAGAGCTTTACATTGAAGATGTATGGTATGACAGTTTTTTACCGACCATTTCGGAACAGATCCAACAACGCAAGCAGGTGGCAAAAATTGTGATCATCCGCCGTTACAACGCTGAGCTCCAGCGAATATTGTACGCCTTTTCCTGCTTTGACAAAGAGGTCTCTTTTGACCCAGAATCGCAGGTGTATACGATCACCCTGCACTTCCTATCCGACGAGCAGGAGTTTATTTTATCGCGCATTCGCTTTCTCGGCCTGCGGGTAAAAGTAGTAGAAAACGATCAACTCAAACAGCGAATGGCAGAGTCGGCAACGAACGCCTTGGCAAGATATACCGAAACTCCACTTTGA
- a CDS encoding N-acetylmuramoyl-L-alanine amidase — translation MKTTCKKASLICGLWLSLSWPFITEPAQAASVIQAKVVATSLNVRSEPALHASVVANVPYGAVVTITDEAYGWAKIRYNQKVGWVAGYYLQKGAVTSAGSGSSSATTATGKSKQGTVLADSLRMRKGPSTSHEIILSLPKGTRVDILKKQGDWIQARASDGQSGWVSATYIGDAKASAPVSKSGKKPGLKGKVIVIDPGHGGSDVGTQGTKWNSMEKTLNYKTSMLLASKLRQRGAQVFMTRTSDTQKPSLSQRVAFSESKAADAFISIHYNSSPKPNSGTLTFYYSQDKDEPLARAIESRLAGGIGLRSNGISFGNYHVLRENNDPSVLIELGFLSNPKDEGIVRTSSYQDKAAQAITEALADYFGR, via the coding sequence ATGAAAACAACATGTAAAAAAGCGTCTCTCATATGTGGGTTGTGGCTTAGTCTGTCATGGCCGTTTATTACGGAGCCGGCGCAAGCAGCAAGTGTCATCCAGGCAAAGGTGGTCGCAACCTCTCTGAACGTACGCAGTGAGCCAGCCCTTCATGCTTCTGTTGTTGCAAACGTGCCGTATGGAGCCGTCGTGACGATTACGGATGAAGCATACGGGTGGGCAAAAATTAGATACAATCAAAAGGTAGGCTGGGTCGCGGGGTATTACTTGCAAAAAGGCGCGGTAACGAGTGCGGGTTCAGGTTCTTCCTCAGCCACAACAGCCACTGGCAAAAGCAAGCAAGGCACGGTTTTGGCCGATTCGCTTCGAATGCGGAAAGGGCCAAGCACGAGCCATGAGATTATCCTTTCGCTGCCCAAAGGAACCCGTGTAGACATTTTGAAAAAGCAAGGAGACTGGATCCAAGCGAGAGCTTCCGATGGACAATCAGGCTGGGTGTCTGCGACGTATATTGGCGATGCCAAGGCCAGCGCTCCGGTGTCCAAAAGCGGTAAAAAGCCAGGCTTAAAAGGAAAAGTCATCGTGATCGACCCAGGACATGGTGGTTCAGATGTCGGGACACAGGGAACCAAGTGGAATAGTATGGAAAAAACGTTGAATTACAAAACGTCCATGCTGCTCGCCAGCAAACTGCGACAACGCGGTGCGCAAGTCTTCATGACGAGGACAAGTGACACACAAAAGCCTTCGCTATCGCAGCGTGTGGCTTTTAGCGAATCCAAGGCGGCAGATGCCTTCATCAGCATTCATTACAATTCTTCTCCGAAACCAAATAGCGGGACACTTACGTTTTATTATTCGCAAGACAAAGATGAGCCGTTAGCTCGCGCGATTGAGTCTCGCTTGGCAGGTGGCATCGGTTTAAGAAGCAACGGCATTTCATTCGGCAATTATCACGTCCTGCGCGAAAACAATGATCCGTCCGTCTTAATTGAGCTTGGCTTCCTATCGAATCCAAAGGATGAAGGCATCGTCCGTACATCGTCCTATCAGGACAAAGCTGCGCAGGCGATTACAGAAGCTCTAGCGGATTACTTCGGTCGATAA